A window of the Loxodonta africana isolate mLoxAfr1 chromosome 3, mLoxAfr1.hap2, whole genome shotgun sequence genome harbors these coding sequences:
- the IZUMO4 gene encoding izumo sperm-egg fusion protein 4 isoform X3 encodes MALLLCLGMTAALARGCLHCHGNFSDKFSFYRHHVNLKSWWVGDIPVSGALLTDWSQDTMNELHLAIPAEITEEKLDQVANAVYQRLDQLYQGKMYFPGYFPNELRAIFREQVHLIQNAIIESRIDCQRHCGIFQYETISCNNCTDSHVVCFGYNCESSAQWERAVQGLLGYISRWHKQDTNTRTTPAFLVSPSFTCLEPPHLANLTLENASECLTQH; translated from the exons ATGGCCCTGCTGCTGTGCCTGGGCATGACCGCGGCGCTGGCCCGGGGCTGCCTGCACTGCCACGGCAACTTCTCGGACAAGTTCTCCTTCTACCGCCACCACGTGAACCTCAAGTCCTGGTGGGTGGGCGACATCCCCGTGTCGGGCGCGCTGCTCACCGACTGGAGCCAGGACACGATGAATGAGCTGCACCTGGCCATCCCCGCGGAGATCA CCGAGGAGAAGCTGGACCAGGTGGCCAATGCCGTGTATCAGAGGCTGGATCAGCTGTACCAGGGGAAGATGTATTTCCCGG GGTACTTCCCCAATGAACTGCGAGCCATCTTCAGGGAACAGGTGCACCTCATCCAGAACGCCATCATCGAAA GCCGCATCGACTGTCAGCGACACTGTG GTATCTTCCAGTATGAGACCATCTCCTGCAACAACTGCACTGACTCCCACGTTGTTTGCTTCGGCTACAACTGCGA GTCGTCGGCACAGTGGGAGCGGGCCGTGCAGGGCCTCCTTGGGTACAT AAGTAGGTGGCACAA ACAAGACACGAACACAAG AACCACCCCGGCCTT CCTGGTCTCGCCAAGCTTCACGTGTCTGGAGCCGCCACACCTGGCCAACCTGACGCTGGAGAACGCCTCTGAGTGCCTGACCCAGCACTGA
- the IZUMO4 gene encoding izumo sperm-egg fusion protein 4 isoform X1, which yields MALLLCLGMTAALARGCLHCHGNFSDKFSFYRHHVNLKSWWVGDIPVSGALLTDWSQDTMNELHLAIPAEITEEKLDQVANAVYQRLDQLYQGKMYFPGYFPNELRAIFREQVHLIQNAIIERLLKPMPGAPGPVHCGGPTPTPDPGAPAPGGGQPGPAEGPVGTHCPLVLPQAASTVSDTVVSSSMRPSPATTALTPTLFASATTASRRHSGSGPCRASLGT from the exons ATGGCCCTGCTGCTGTGCCTGGGCATGACCGCGGCGCTGGCCCGGGGCTGCCTGCACTGCCACGGCAACTTCTCGGACAAGTTCTCCTTCTACCGCCACCACGTGAACCTCAAGTCCTGGTGGGTGGGCGACATCCCCGTGTCGGGCGCGCTGCTCACCGACTGGAGCCAGGACACGATGAATGAGCTGCACCTGGCCATCCCCGCGGAGATCA CCGAGGAGAAGCTGGACCAGGTGGCCAATGCCGTGTATCAGAGGCTGGATCAGCTGTACCAGGGGAAGATGTATTTCCCGG GGTACTTCCCCAATGAACTGCGAGCCATCTTCAGGGAACAGGTGCACCTCATCCAGAACGCCATCATCGAAA GACTGCTGAAGCCCATGCCAGGGGCACCGGGACCTGTTCACTGTGGGGGACCAACACCCACACCTGATCCAGGTGCTCCTGCCCCGGGTGGTGGGCAGCCTGGGCCAGCAGAGGGGCCGGTGGGAACCCACTGCCCACTTGTCCTCCCACAGGCCGCATCGACTGTCAGCGACACTGTG GTATCTTCCAGTATGAGACCATCTCCTGCAACAACTGCACTGACTCCCACGTTGTTTGCTTCGGCTACAACTGCGA GTCGTCGGCACAGTGGGAGCGGGCCGTGCAGGGCCTCCTTGGGTACAT AA
- the IZUMO4 gene encoding izumo sperm-egg fusion protein 4 isoform X2 — MALLLCLGMTAALARGCLHCHGNFSDKFSFYRHHVNLKSWWVGDIPVSGALLTDWSQDTMNELHLAIPAEITEEKLDQVANAVYQRLDQLYQGKMYFPGYFPNELRAIFREQVHLIQNAIIESRIDCQRHCGIFQYETISCNNCTDSHVVCFGYNCESSAQWERAVQGLLGYISRWHKQDTNTRTTPAFLVSPQPGLAKLHVSGAATPGQPDAGERL, encoded by the exons ATGGCCCTGCTGCTGTGCCTGGGCATGACCGCGGCGCTGGCCCGGGGCTGCCTGCACTGCCACGGCAACTTCTCGGACAAGTTCTCCTTCTACCGCCACCACGTGAACCTCAAGTCCTGGTGGGTGGGCGACATCCCCGTGTCGGGCGCGCTGCTCACCGACTGGAGCCAGGACACGATGAATGAGCTGCACCTGGCCATCCCCGCGGAGATCA CCGAGGAGAAGCTGGACCAGGTGGCCAATGCCGTGTATCAGAGGCTGGATCAGCTGTACCAGGGGAAGATGTATTTCCCGG GGTACTTCCCCAATGAACTGCGAGCCATCTTCAGGGAACAGGTGCACCTCATCCAGAACGCCATCATCGAAA GCCGCATCGACTGTCAGCGACACTGTG GTATCTTCCAGTATGAGACCATCTCCTGCAACAACTGCACTGACTCCCACGTTGTTTGCTTCGGCTACAACTGCGA GTCGTCGGCACAGTGGGAGCGGGCCGTGCAGGGCCTCCTTGGGTACAT AAGTAGGTGGCACAA ACAAGACACGAACACAAG AACCACCCCGGCCTT TCTGGTGTCCCCACAGCCTGGTCTCGCCAAGCTTCACGTGTCTGGAGCCGCCACACCTGGCCAACCTGACGCTGGAGAACGCCTCTGA